One genomic region from Pseudomonas sp. R5-89-07 encodes:
- a CDS encoding PA2817 family protein gives MSNVVADHLVLLDHLRSILVAVGEAEQVPEESHTLFLERFDELRALLPIDPIESQYLGQDLMSQVILRYPQIAHLVPRDLLWFFGGDCLHFMPDEELDLYQALEERRYEAEQNDEPFDWNQEKQLLAMPDDQSKH, from the coding sequence GTGTCCAACGTCGTTGCCGATCATCTCGTCTTGCTCGACCACCTGCGTAGCATCCTGGTTGCCGTCGGCGAAGCCGAACAGGTACCCGAGGAAAGCCATACGCTGTTTCTGGAACGTTTTGACGAACTGCGCGCCCTGCTGCCGATCGACCCGATCGAAAGCCAGTATCTGGGCCAGGACCTGATGAGTCAGGTCATCCTGCGCTATCCACAAATCGCCCACCTGGTGCCCCGCGACCTGCTGTGGTTCTTTGGCGGCGATTGCCTGCACTTCATGCCCGACGAAGAACTGGACCTGTACCAGGCCCTGGAAGAACGTCGCTATGAAGCCGAGCAGAACGACGAGCCGTTTGACTGGAACCAGGAAAAACAGCTGCTGGCCATGCCGGACGACCAGAGCAAGCACTGA
- a CDS encoding acyl-CoA dehydrogenase yields MLLLWILVLVLGIAYLAHRRTAPLPALGVVAVYLLAMGAWSHAPGWLLLIFWVLIAVVAVPLLLPDLRRQYFTKPLFSWFQKVLPPMSETERDAIDAGTVWWDGELFSGRPDWDKLLAYPKAQLTEEEQAFIDGPTEELCAMVSDWEIGQAMDLPPAAWEHIKTHGFFALIIPKEYGGKGFSAYAHSQVAMKLATRSGDLASTVMVPNSLGPAELLLHYGTDEQRNHYLPRLARGDDIPCFALTGPLAGSDAGAMPDTGVICKGEWEGKETLGLRLNWEKRYITLGPVATLLGLAFKAYDPDHLLGDEEDLGISLALIPTDTPGVEIGRRHLPLGAAFMNGPNSGKDVFIPLQFLIGGQEMLGKGWMMLMNCLSVGRSISLPAVGTGAAKFTSLVTGQYAQVREQFNVPLSAFEGIQEALARIGGNAWLMDSARMLTANAVDMGEKPSVLSAILKYHLTERGRECISHAMDVHGGKGIIMGPNNYLGRSWQGAPIFITVEGANILSRNLMIFGQGAIRCHPFVLKEMALAGREDHDQALKEFDGLLMQHIGFAVSNAASTLVLNLGFGHFEKAPGNRLSQGYFRALNRQAAAFALLADLSMMLLGGELKRRERLSARLGDVLSHMYLASAALKRYHDLDSPDHLEPLFAWAMEESLGQSERALDELLGNFPNKVLGCLLRVIVFPFGRRHTGPSDALDAEVAAVIGRAKGDPTLEELLAGCYRPQSADDPVGALQHAYDLLGTSHPLQKKLHTALKSGQVKPTAGEHAIDAALHAGVLQPAEAQTLRDAEAARRKVIDVDDFSKEELMQAEGKVR; encoded by the coding sequence ATGCTGTTGTTGTGGATACTGGTTCTGGTGCTCGGCATTGCCTACCTGGCACACCGCCGCACCGCGCCCCTGCCCGCCCTGGGTGTGGTCGCCGTTTACCTGTTGGCGATGGGCGCCTGGAGCCATGCACCGGGTTGGCTGCTGCTGATTTTCTGGGTATTGATCGCCGTCGTGGCCGTACCTTTACTGCTGCCCGACTTGCGCCGCCAGTACTTCACCAAGCCGCTGTTCAGCTGGTTCCAGAAAGTGTTGCCGCCGATGTCCGAAACCGAGCGCGATGCCATCGACGCGGGCACCGTGTGGTGGGACGGCGAACTGTTCAGCGGGCGTCCAGACTGGGACAAATTGCTGGCCTATCCCAAGGCACAATTGACCGAAGAAGAACAAGCGTTCATCGATGGCCCCACCGAAGAACTCTGCGCCATGGTCAGTGATTGGGAAATCGGCCAGGCCATGGACCTGCCGCCTGCTGCCTGGGAACACATCAAGACCCACGGTTTCTTTGCGCTGATCATTCCCAAGGAATACGGCGGCAAGGGCTTCTCCGCCTATGCCCACTCCCAGGTCGCGATGAAACTGGCGACCCGCAGCGGCGACCTGGCGTCCACCGTCATGGTGCCCAACTCCCTGGGCCCCGCCGAGCTGCTGTTGCACTACGGCACCGACGAACAACGCAACCACTACCTGCCGCGCCTGGCGCGTGGCGACGATATTCCGTGTTTCGCCCTGACCGGCCCGCTGGCCGGCTCCGATGCCGGCGCCATGCCCGACACCGGCGTGATCTGCAAAGGTGAATGGGAAGGCAAGGAAACCCTCGGCCTGCGCCTGAACTGGGAAAAGCGCTACATCACCCTCGGCCCGGTCGCGACCTTGCTCGGCCTGGCGTTCAAGGCTTATGACCCGGACCACCTGCTGGGCGATGAAGAAGACCTGGGCATCAGCCTCGCGCTGATCCCCACCGACACCCCCGGCGTCGAAATCGGCCGCCGCCACCTGCCCTTGGGCGCTGCGTTCATGAATGGCCCCAACTCGGGCAAGGACGTCTTCATTCCGCTGCAATTCCTCATCGGCGGCCAGGAGATGCTCGGCAAGGGCTGGATGATGCTGATGAACTGCCTGTCCGTGGGCCGTTCGATTTCCCTGCCTGCGGTGGGCACCGGCGCCGCCAAATTCACCAGCCTGGTGACCGGCCAATACGCGCAGGTACGTGAACAGTTCAACGTGCCGCTGTCGGCGTTCGAAGGTATCCAGGAAGCCCTGGCGCGCATCGGTGGCAACGCCTGGCTGATGGACAGCGCGCGCATGCTCACCGCCAATGCCGTGGACATGGGGGAGAAGCCCTCGGTGCTGTCGGCGATCCTCAAGTACCACCTGACCGAACGTGGCCGCGAGTGCATCAGCCACGCCATGGACGTGCACGGTGGCAAGGGCATCATCATGGGCCCGAACAACTATCTGGGCCGCAGCTGGCAAGGCGCGCCGATCTTCATCACCGTGGAAGGCGCGAATATCCTGTCGCGCAACCTGATGATCTTCGGCCAGGGTGCGATCCGCTGCCATCCGTTCGTGCTCAAGGAAATGGCCCTGGCCGGTCGCGAGGACCATGACCAAGCCTTGAAGGAGTTCGATGGCCTGCTGATGCAGCACATCGGGTTCGCCGTGAGCAACGCCGCCAGTACGCTGGTGCTGAACCTGGGCTTCGGGCACTTCGAAAAAGCCCCCGGCAATCGTTTGAGCCAGGGTTATTTCCGTGCGCTGAACCGCCAGGCCGCCGCGTTCGCCCTGCTCGCCGACCTGAGCATGATGCTGCTGGGTGGCGAGTTGAAACGCCGTGAACGGTTGTCGGCGCGCCTGGGTGACGTGCTGAGCCACATGTACCTGGCCTCGGCGGCGCTCAAGCGCTACCACGACCTGGATTCGCCGGATCACCTGGAACCGCTGTTCGCCTGGGCCATGGAAGAAAGCCTTGGCCAGTCCGAACGCGCATTGGATGAGTTGCTCGGCAACTTCCCGAACAAGGTGCTCGGCTGCCTGCTGCGGGTGATCGTGTTCCCGTTCGGGCGCCGGCACACCGGGCCGTCCGATGCCCTGGATGCCGAGGTTGCGGCCGTAATCGGCCGCGCCAAAGGCGACCCGACCCTGGAAGAGCTGCTGGCGGGCTGCTATCGCCCACAATCGGCGGACGACCCGGTCGGCGCACTGCAACATGCCTACGACCTGCTCGGCACCAGCCATCCGCTGCAGAAAAAGCTGCACACCGCGCTCAAGAGCGGGCAAGTCAAACCGACTGCCGGTGAACACGCCATCGACGCCGCGCTGCATGCCGGCGTGCTGCAACCGGCCGAAGCGCAAACCCTGCGTGACGCCGAAGCGGCTCGTCGCAAGGTGATCGACGTGGATGATTTCAGCAAGGAAGAGCTGATGCAGGCTGAGGGCAAAGTCCGCTGA
- a CDS encoding glutathione S-transferase family protein translates to MLKIWGRKNSSNVRKALWCAEELGLDYEAIDAGGAFGVVDTPQYRALNPNGRVPMIEDGDFVLWESNTIVRYLCAKHASDFYPSDLQARASAEKWMDWTTSTLADPFKAVFWGIVRTPAEQRNWDSINAGRQACIDALKTVDQALAEQPYLSGKAFGIGDIPLGCFAYAWFEMPIERPAMPNLEAWYQRLKQRPAYRKAVMTALT, encoded by the coding sequence ATGCTGAAGATCTGGGGTCGTAAGAATTCGTCAAACGTCAGGAAAGCACTGTGGTGCGCCGAGGAACTCGGCCTGGACTATGAGGCAATTGATGCGGGCGGGGCTTTTGGTGTGGTCGACACGCCGCAATACCGGGCCTTGAACCCCAACGGCCGGGTGCCGATGATCGAAGACGGCGACTTCGTACTGTGGGAATCCAACACCATCGTGCGTTACTTGTGCGCCAAGCACGCGTCGGATTTTTACCCAAGCGACCTGCAAGCTCGCGCCAGTGCCGAGAAGTGGATGGACTGGACCACGTCCACACTGGCTGATCCGTTCAAGGCGGTGTTCTGGGGCATCGTGCGCACACCGGCCGAACAACGAAACTGGGACAGCATCAATGCCGGGCGCCAAGCCTGCATCGATGCACTCAAGACGGTCGACCAGGCCCTTGCCGAGCAACCTTACCTTTCAGGAAAAGCCTTCGGCATCGGTGATATTCCCCTGGGCTGCTTTGCCTATGCGTGGTTCGAGATGCCCATCGAGCGCCCGGCGATGCCCAACCTGGAGGCCTGGTACCAGCGTCTGAAGCAACGCCCAGCCTACCGCAAGGCGGTGATGACCGCGTTGACCTGA
- a CDS encoding ABC transporter ATP-binding protein, translating into MSSALSIRQLTKTYGNGFQALSGIDLDVAEGDFFALLGPNGAGKSTTIGILSTLVNKTSGSVNIFGHDLDKSPAALKRSIGVVPQEFNFNQFEKTFDIVVTQAGYYGIPAKIAKERAEQYLTQLGLWDKRDVPSRSLSGGMKRRLMIARALVHEPRLLILDEPTAGVDIELRRSMWTFLTELNEKGITIILTTHYLEEAEQLCRNIGIIDHGTIVENTSMRNLLGQLHVETFVLDLKNNLSAPPQLLGYPSRLVDSHTLEVQVDKAMGITALFSQLATQNIEVLSLRNKTNRLEELFVSLVEKNLAKVAV; encoded by the coding sequence ATGAGTTCCGCTCTGTCCATCCGGCAGCTAACCAAAACCTACGGCAACGGTTTCCAGGCCCTGAGTGGTATCGATCTGGACGTCGCCGAAGGTGATTTCTTCGCCTTGCTCGGCCCCAACGGTGCCGGCAAATCCACCACCATCGGGATTCTTTCGACCCTGGTCAACAAGACCAGCGGCTCGGTGAATATCTTTGGTCATGACCTGGACAAATCCCCGGCGGCGCTCAAGCGCTCTATCGGCGTGGTGCCCCAGGAATTCAACTTCAACCAGTTCGAAAAGACCTTCGATATTGTCGTGACCCAAGCCGGCTACTACGGCATCCCGGCGAAAATCGCCAAGGAGCGCGCCGAGCAGTACCTGACCCAACTGGGCCTGTGGGACAAGCGCGATGTGCCTTCGCGCTCGTTGTCCGGGGGCATGAAGCGGCGCCTGATGATCGCCCGCGCGCTGGTGCATGAACCGCGCCTGCTGATTCTCGACGAACCCACCGCTGGCGTGGACATCGAGTTGCGTCGTTCGATGTGGACCTTTCTCACCGAGCTGAACGAGAAGGGCATCACCATCATCCTCACCACGCACTATCTGGAAGAGGCCGAGCAGCTGTGCCGTAACATCGGCATCATCGACCACGGCACCATTGTCGAGAACACCAGCATGCGTAACCTGCTGGGCCAGTTGCATGTGGAAACCTTCGTGCTCGACCTGAAAAACAACCTGTCGGCGCCGCCGCAACTGTTGGGCTACCCGAGCCGTCTGGTGGACAGCCACACGCTGGAAGTCCAGGTGGACAAAGCCATGGGCATCACCGCGCTGTTCAGCCAGTTGGCGACCCAGAATATTGAAGTGTTAAGCCTGCGTAACAAAACCAATCGCCTTGAGGAGTTGTTCGTGTCCCTGGTCGAGAAAAATCTGGCGAAGGTGGCGGTATGA
- a CDS encoding ABC transporter permease: protein MSSELQPNLVALQTIVYREVKRFTRIWPQTLLPPAITMVLYFVIFGNLIGRQIGDMGGFTYMEYIVPGLIMMSVITNSYGNVVSSFFGSKFQRSIEELMVSPVSPHTILIGYTLGGVLRGLMVGVIVTLLSLFFTHLQVHHLGVTILVVVLTATIFSLLGFINAVFARNFDDISIIPTFVLTPLTYLGGVFYSITLLPPFWQTVSLANPVLHMVNAFRYGILGVSDIKISVAITFMLVATVVLYVGCARLLVSGRGMRT, encoded by the coding sequence ATGAGTTCCGAACTGCAACCCAACCTCGTCGCGCTGCAGACCATCGTCTACCGCGAAGTGAAGCGCTTTACCCGGATCTGGCCGCAGACCCTGCTGCCGCCGGCCATCACCATGGTCTTGTATTTCGTGATCTTCGGTAACCTGATCGGCCGGCAGATCGGCGATATGGGTGGCTTCACCTACATGGAGTACATCGTGCCGGGCCTGATCATGATGTCGGTGATCACCAACTCCTACGGCAACGTGGTGTCGAGTTTCTTTGGCAGCAAATTCCAGCGGTCCATTGAAGAGCTGATGGTCTCACCGGTGTCGCCGCACACCATCCTGATCGGCTACACCCTGGGCGGCGTGCTGCGTGGCTTGATGGTGGGGGTGATCGTGACCTTGCTGTCGTTGTTCTTCACCCACCTGCAGGTGCATCACCTGGGCGTCACCATTCTGGTGGTGGTGCTCACCGCGACGATCTTCTCGCTGCTGGGGTTTATCAACGCGGTGTTTGCGCGCAACTTCGATGATATTTCGATTATCCCGACGTTTGTGCTGACGCCATTGACCTACCTGGGCGGGGTGTTCTATTCAATCACCTTGCTGCCGCCGTTCTGGCAGACCGTATCCCTGGCCAACCCGGTGCTGCACATGGTCAATGCCTTTCGCTACGGCATTCTGGGCGTGTCGGATATCAAGATCAGCGTGGCGATTACGTTCATGTTGGTGGCCACGGTGGTGTTGTACGTCGGCTGTGCGCGGTTGCTGGTAAGCGGCCGCGGGATGCGTACGTAA
- a CDS encoding TetR/AcrR family transcriptional regulator — MAIKEGLRPGGRSARVQESVHSAVRDLLTTHERASITVPMIATRAGVTPSTIYRRWGDLSALLADVALARLRPDTEPANTGSLRGDLLAWAEQYLDEMSSEPGRNMMRDVQCSLTPGYCVSILSGQLQVIVDRYPDEAAPSVDRLINLLAAPTVFRILFSTQPLAVEELHTLIDLALKN; from the coding sequence ATGGCAATCAAAGAAGGCCTTCGCCCGGGGGGCCGTAGTGCCCGGGTACAAGAATCCGTACATTCAGCCGTGCGTGATCTGCTGACAACCCACGAGCGCGCCAGTATCACCGTGCCGATGATTGCGACGCGCGCGGGCGTCACGCCGTCGACCATCTATCGGCGCTGGGGTGACCTGTCCGCACTGCTGGCCGATGTGGCCCTGGCGCGCCTGCGGCCGGACACCGAGCCGGCCAATACCGGCAGCCTGCGCGGCGACCTGCTGGCCTGGGCTGAACAGTACCTGGATGAAATGAGCTCGGAGCCTGGGCGTAACATGATGCGCGACGTGCAATGCAGCCTGACGCCGGGGTATTGCGTGAGCATTCTGAGCGGGCAGTTGCAGGTGATCGTTGATCGTTACCCGGACGAGGCGGCACCCAGTGTGGATCGCTTGATCAACCTGCTCGCAGCGCCGACGGTGTTTCGTATTCTGTTTTCGACGCAGCCGTTGGCCGTTGAAGAGCTGCATACCTTGATCGACTTGGCGCTGAAGAACTAA
- a CDS encoding MFS transporter: protein MPSNLSQRSSLTFLVITLLTFLAASSAPTPLYQVYQDNLHFSAAMLTLIFGVYAVSLLAALLTVGSLSDYVGRKPVIFVALILNIMAMLLFINAGSTAYLIAARALQGFATGTATAVLSATLLDTDRLRGPMLNSLAPMLGMASGGLGSGLLVEYAPWPTRLIYFALLGLMGLQALYVWRMSETVSRLPGALKSLAPTLHVPKQARRALWLAMPLNVAVWALGGFYSSLAPSLVRAATGSTSHLIGGGLVAVITLSGAVMIYTLREHPADKVMRLSAMLLAAGVALLLTAVQSASLWLFFVASVVAGLGFGGGFMGSVRSIVGLALPHERAGLMSAFYVLSYLAFCLPALLAGNLSREFGLIATTDAYGALLILLALSALAGMLSQRSLYLHNR from the coding sequence ATGCCCAGCAACCTTTCTCAACGGTCCAGCCTGACATTTCTGGTGATCACGCTGCTGACCTTTCTCGCCGCCTCCAGCGCGCCGACGCCGTTGTATCAGGTGTATCAGGACAACCTGCATTTCTCGGCGGCAATGCTGACGCTGATCTTTGGCGTGTACGCCGTGAGTCTACTGGCGGCGCTGTTGACGGTGGGATCGCTTTCCGATTATGTCGGGCGCAAGCCGGTGATTTTCGTCGCGTTGATCCTGAATATCATGGCGATGCTGTTGTTTATCAATGCCGGCAGCACGGCCTATCTGATTGCCGCCCGGGCGCTGCAAGGTTTCGCCACGGGGACGGCGACAGCGGTATTGAGTGCGACGTTACTCGACACCGACCGTCTGCGCGGCCCGATGCTCAATAGTCTCGCGCCGATGTTGGGCATGGCCAGTGGCGGGCTGGGCAGTGGTTTGCTGGTGGAGTACGCGCCATGGCCGACCCGATTGATCTACTTCGCCCTGCTCGGATTGATGGGGCTTCAGGCGCTGTATGTCTGGCGCATGTCGGAAACCGTCAGCCGCCTACCGGGCGCCTTGAAATCCCTGGCGCCGACCCTGCATGTGCCGAAGCAGGCGCGCCGGGCGCTGTGGTTGGCGATGCCGCTGAATGTGGCGGTATGGGCGTTGGGTGGTTTCTATTCATCCCTGGCGCCGTCTCTGGTGCGGGCCGCAACCGGTTCAACGTCGCACCTGATCGGCGGCGGGCTGGTGGCGGTGATTACGTTGAGTGGCGCGGTGATGATCTACACCCTGCGTGAGCACCCGGCAGATAAGGTCATGCGGCTGTCGGCAATGTTGCTGGCGGCGGGCGTGGCGTTGTTGCTGACGGCCGTGCAAAGCGCCAGCCTGTGGCTGTTCTTTGTCGCGAGTGTGGTGGCCGGCCTGGGGTTCGGCGGCGGTTTTATGGGCAGTGTGCGCAGTATCGTGGGGTTGGCATTGCCCCATGAGCGGGCGGGGTTGATGTCGGCGTTCTACGTGTTGAGCTACCTGGCGTTCTGCTTGCCGGCGCTGCTGGCGGGTAACTTGAGCCGAGAGTTCGGGTTGATCGCCACCACCGATGCGTACGGCGCGCTGCTGATTCTGCTTGCCCTGAGCGCCTTGGCCGGAATGCTCTCGCAGCGCTCGCTATATCTGCATAACCGATAA
- a CDS encoding TDT family transporter produces the protein MTCSTTISYKPFSHLARPREVIRQFTPNWFAATMGTGVLALALAQLPVNLPGLPAIAEGLWMFTIGLFVLFSALYAARWVMFFHEARRIFGHSTVSMFFGTIPMGLATILNGLLLFGLPRWGNAVIPLAEALWWLDVAMALACGVLIPFMMFTRQEHSIDQMTAVWLLPVVAAEVAAASGGLLAPHLVDAHSQLVMLVTSYVLWAFSLPVAFSILTILMLRMALHKLPHANMAASSWLALGPIGTGALGMLLLGGDAPAIFAANGLPGVGEMANGLGLVAGITLWGFGLWWMLIAVLITLRYLRAGIPFNLGWWGFTFPLGVYALATLKLASVLSLQFFSVLGSVLVMALALMWLIVARRTVQGAYKGELFVSPCIAVLANK, from the coding sequence ATGACCTGCTCGACCACCATCAGCTACAAACCCTTCAGTCACCTGGCCCGTCCGCGGGAAGTGATTCGCCAGTTCACCCCGAACTGGTTTGCCGCGACTATGGGCACCGGCGTGCTGGCGCTTGCCCTGGCGCAACTGCCGGTCAATCTGCCCGGCTTGCCTGCCATCGCCGAAGGGCTGTGGATGTTCACCATCGGCCTGTTCGTGCTGTTCAGCGCCCTGTATGCCGCACGCTGGGTGATGTTTTTCCACGAGGCGCGGCGGATTTTCGGGCACTCCACCGTCTCGATGTTTTTCGGCACCATCCCCATGGGCTTGGCCACCATTTTGAATGGTTTGCTGCTGTTTGGCCTGCCACGCTGGGGCAACGCTGTGATCCCTTTGGCCGAAGCCCTGTGGTGGCTGGATGTGGCCATGGCGTTGGCCTGCGGTGTGTTGATTCCGTTCATGATGTTCACCCGCCAGGAACACAGCATCGACCAGATGACGGCGGTATGGCTGCTGCCAGTGGTGGCCGCCGAAGTCGCCGCCGCCAGCGGTGGCCTGCTGGCACCGCATTTGGTGGATGCCCACTCGCAACTGGTGATGCTGGTGACCAGCTACGTACTCTGGGCGTTCTCCCTGCCGGTGGCCTTCAGCATTCTTACCATCCTGATGCTGCGCATGGCGCTGCACAAACTGCCCCACGCCAACATGGCCGCATCCAGCTGGCTGGCGCTGGGGCCCATCGGCACCGGTGCCCTGGGCATGTTGCTGCTCGGCGGCGATGCGCCGGCGATTTTCGCAGCCAATGGCCTGCCGGGGGTCGGTGAAATGGCCAATGGGCTCGGTCTGGTGGCCGGCATTACCCTGTGGGGTTTTGGCTTGTGGTGGATGTTGATCGCGGTGTTGATCACCCTGCGCTACCTGCGCGCCGGTATCCCTTTCAACCTCGGCTGGTGGGGCTTTACCTTCCCGCTGGGGGTATATGCCCTGGCGACGCTGAAACTGGCGAGCGTATTGAGTCTGCAGTTCTTCAGCGTATTGGGCAGCGTGCTGGTGATGGCCTTGGCGTTGATGTGGCTGATCGTGGCCAGGCGCACGGTGCAGGGCGCTTATAAAGGCGAGCTTTTTGTTTCACCTTGCATTGCGGTGTTAGCGAATAAGTAA
- a CDS encoding MFS transporter, whose amino-acid sequence MSHPSQFTLLRTRRFLPFFITQLLGAFNDNIFKQSLILAILYKLAIEGDRSIWVNLCALLFILPFFLFSALAGQFGEKFNKDALIRAIKLGEIAIMAVGATGFLFNHLELMLLALFAMGTHSALFGPVKYSIMPQALHDDELVGGNGLVEMGTFLAILAGTIGAGIMMSSTHYAPVVAVAIVGVAVLGYLASRSIPRAAASTPQLRLDWNIFTQSWATLRMGLGQTPAVSRSIVGNSWFWFVGAIYLTQIPAYAKEWLYGDETVVTLILTVFSVGIALGSMLCEKLSGRKVEIGLVPFGSFGLTVFGLLLWWHSGGFPQNVQANDWLAVLSYGQAWWMLFDILGLGVFGGFYIVPLYALIQSRTAENERARVIAANNILNALFMVVSAIVSILLLSVAKLSIPELFLVVSLLNIAVNTYIFRIVPEFTMRFMIWLLSHSMYRVEHRNLEQIPDEGAALLVCNHVSFVDALLIGGAVRRPIRFVMYYKIYRLPVLNFIFRTAGAIPIAGRNEDIQIYEKAFTRIAQYLKEGELVCIFPEGKLTGDGQMNEFRGGVTRILEETPVPVIPLALQGLWGSFFSRDPNKGFFHRIWSRVVLVAGEPVSPEAATPAQLQAVVGVLRGSVR is encoded by the coding sequence ATGAGCCACCCCTCACAATTCACCTTGCTGCGCACACGGCGCTTCCTGCCGTTCTTCATCACCCAGCTGCTGGGCGCCTTCAACGACAACATCTTCAAGCAATCGTTGATTCTGGCGATTCTCTACAAGCTCGCCATCGAAGGTGACCGTTCGATCTGGGTCAACCTGTGCGCCTTGCTGTTCATCTTGCCGTTCTTCCTGTTCTCGGCGTTGGCCGGGCAGTTCGGCGAGAAATTCAACAAGGACGCGTTGATCCGCGCGATCAAGCTCGGCGAGATCGCGATCATGGCCGTGGGCGCCACCGGCTTTCTGTTCAATCATCTGGAATTGATGCTGTTGGCGCTGTTCGCCATGGGCACCCACTCGGCGCTGTTCGGCCCGGTGAAATACTCGATCATGCCCCAGGCGCTGCACGACGATGAACTGGTCGGCGGCAATGGCCTGGTGGAAATGGGCACCTTCCTGGCGATCCTCGCCGGCACCATTGGCGCGGGCATCATGATGTCTTCCACCCATTACGCGCCAGTGGTGGCCGTTGCGATCGTCGGCGTGGCGGTGCTGGGGTACCTCGCCAGCCGCAGCATCCCACGGGCGGCGGCTTCCACACCGCAATTGCGCCTGGACTGGAATATCTTCACCCAGTCCTGGGCCACGTTGCGCATGGGCCTGGGGCAGACCCCGGCAGTGTCACGTTCGATCGTCGGCAACTCATGGTTCTGGTTCGTCGGCGCGATCTACCTGACGCAGATCCCGGCCTACGCCAAGGAGTGGTTGTACGGCGACGAAACCGTCGTCACGCTGATCCTCACCGTGTTCTCGGTGGGCATCGCCCTGGGTTCGATGCTCTGCGAAAAGCTCTCCGGGCGTAAGGTGGAAATCGGCCTGGTACCGTTTGGTTCGTTCGGCTTGACGGTGTTTGGCCTGCTGCTGTGGTGGCATTCCGGCGGCTTCCCCCAGAATGTCCAGGCCAACGACTGGCTTGCGGTGCTCAGCTATGGGCAAGCCTGGTGGATGTTGTTCGATATCCTCGGCCTGGGTGTGTTCGGCGGCTTTTACATCGTGCCGCTGTATGCGCTGATCCAGTCGCGCACCGCCGAAAACGAGCGTGCCCGCGTGATCGCGGCCAACAACATCCTCAATGCGCTGTTCATGGTGGTATCGGCGATTGTGTCGATCCTGCTGCTGAGCGTGGCCAAGCTGTCGATTCCCGAGTTGTTCCTGGTGGTGTCGCTGCTCAACATTGCCGTCAACACCTACATCTTCAGGATCGTGCCCGAGTTCACCATGCGTTTCATGATCTGGCTGCTCAGCCATTCCATGTACCGCGTCGAGCACCGCAACCTGGAGCAGATTCCGGATGAAGGCGCAGCCTTGCTGGTGTGCAACCACGTGTCGTTCGTCGATGCGCTGTTGATTGGTGGCGCAGTGCGTCGGCCGATTCGGTTTGTCATGTACTACAAGATCTACCGCTTGCCGGTGCTCAACTTTATCTTCCGCACCGCCGGGGCGATTCCGATTGCCGGGCGTAACGAAGATATCCAGATCTACGAAAAGGCCTTCACGCGTATTGCCCAGTACCTGAAGGAAGGCGAGTTGGTGTGCATCTTCCCGGAAGGCAAGTTGACCGGCGATGGCCAGATGAACGAGTTTCGCGGCGGTGTCACGCGAATTCTGGAAGAGACGCCAGTGCCGGTGATTCCGCTGGCATTGCAGGGGTTGTGGGGGAGTTTTTTCAGCCGCGATCCGAACAAGGGGTTCTTCCATCGGATCTGGTCGCGGGTGGTGCTGGTGGCGGGGGAGCCGGTGTCGCCTGAGGCGGCCACGCCTGCGCAGTTACAGGCTGTAGTTGGTGTGCTGCGGGGGAGTGTCAGGTAG
- the sugE gene encoding quaternary ammonium compound efflux SMR transporter SugE, producing MSWIILFFAGLFEVGWAVGLKYTDGFSKPLPTALTIVAMAISLGLLGLAVKELPLGTAYAVWTGVGAVGTVIAGIILFGESMALFRLASVALIICGLIGLKIST from the coding sequence ATGTCCTGGATCATTCTGTTTTTTGCCGGGTTGTTCGAAGTCGGCTGGGCCGTCGGCCTGAAGTACACCGACGGTTTCAGCAAGCCCCTGCCTACCGCCCTGACTATTGTCGCCATGGCTATCAGCCTTGGCCTGCTGGGGCTGGCCGTGAAGGAACTGCCGCTGGGTACGGCCTACGCCGTATGGACGGGCGTCGGTGCCGTGGGAACGGTGATCGCCGGGATTATCCTGTTTGGCGAATCCATGGCGTTGTTTCGGTTGGCCAGTGTGGCGTTGATCATTTGCGGGCTTATTGGCCTTAAGATCTCCACTTAG